A stretch of DNA from Natrinema halophilum:
CGGAGGAGGCTTACAACTTCACCGTCAAACGCGGCGTCACCGACACCTACGCCACGATCGACTGGATCGAAGGCAACCTCGGCACGCAACTGACCAAGACGGAAGTTTCGACGGAGCTCGCCGGCGACTCCTCGGAAACGCAAATCGTCGGTGCATTCTACGGGCACGACGATCAGCACTTTGATCTCGATGCGAAAGTCTGGCACCGCGCCGAACACACCACGGCCGATCTCGTCACGCGCGGCGTTACCGACGACGTCGCTCGTTCGGTTTACGAAGGCGTTCAGGACGTCGGTGCCGACGCCTGGGATACGAGCTCCTACCAGCGCGAGAACACACTGATGCTCTCCGACGAGAGCGAAGCCGACGCGTCTCCGAAACTGATCATCAACAACCACGACACGGAGGCCAGCCACTCGGCGACTGTCGGCCAGATCGACGAGGAGGACCTGCTGTACATGACCTCCAGAGGCGTCGGCCCGCGCGCCGCGCGGAATATGCTCGTCGAGGGCTTCTTTGTGCCCGTCCTGGAGGAAATCGACGTCGACGAACTCAGAGACGACCTCGAGGAACTGATCGCCGCGCGACTTCGCAACCGCGACTAGTCGCCGGTCGCTTGCGGACAGCTGTGCGATTTTTCCTGTGTTCGAATCGGTAGTTGCAAGAGCTGGGTACGGAGAGAGTGCGGGCTCTCGCCATCAGACGCTCGACCACGTCGCCTCGAACTGCTGTTGGCCGGGCTGGGCGAGGACGGGGAGAGAAAGCAGATACGAGAGGTAAATCGTCGACGAACCGGGGTAGCGGGAGGTAATTCCGAACGAGAGACGCGAACGACGGCGTTTTCCGTCCCCGGAAGACTCGATTCGAGTCATGTGCGTTCGTCCCATCGGACCGTCGAAACGGTACCGGCCGGTCGATGCCAGCAATAGGGAAGCATAAGTACCGACGGTCCAGTAATTCACCCATGAGTTTGGGACAGCGTGTCTCGAGCGATCATCAGCTGACCCGACTGCTCCAGATCGGGGTCGTATTGGAGGAAGTCGTCGAGTCACGCGCCGCCCACCACATCGACTCGCTCCCTCCGGAAGAGCGGGCGGAATTCGACGAAGAAGTAAAAGAGTTGCTTGCGGAGGCCGCGGCAGAGTCGGCTGAGCACCGCGAGCGACTCGAGGCACTGATCGACGATCTCGAGGCTGAAACGGTCGGGTACGAGGAGATTAACGCACTGGTCGACGCCCAATACGGGCCGCCGGAGGACACGGACGGCGTCCTCTACGATCAACTGGCGAACGAAGAGACCGCGTACAAATTTTACGACGACCTGATCGGCGCAATCGAAGCATCCGATGCGGAGTTTGCCGTCGACCGCGAGCGACTACTCGAGACGCTGTATTCGATTCGCGAGGAGGAAAAGAACGGCGTCGAAGAAGTAACGGAGATTATGGAACACAGAGTATGATCGGGACGACCGTGCCGAACGAACCTGATCCAATACCGTTCGGCGAGCGAACCAACGCCCGGATTCCACCACGCCGGCGAGGGGCTGACGCGGCACGAAGCCATACCGCTGGAGGGTTGTTATGAACACTGCCGACCAATATCTCAAGGCTATCTACCTGGCACAACGGATCGAAGACGGACCTGCATCGACTGGAACGCTCGCAGACTTACTCGAGGTGAGTCCGGCCAGCGTCAACGAAATGATCGGGAAGCTCGAGGAACGCGAGCTCGTCGACCACGAGAAGTACAAGGGGGCGAGTCTGACCGACGACGGTCTCGAACGCGCTCACAACGCCTTGCAAACCTACTGTATCATCGAGCGCTTCCTCGCAAACGTTCTCGAGGTCGAGGAATTTCGCGACGAAGCGCGCGCACTGGAGAGCGTCATCGACGATACGGTCGCCGACCGACTCGACACGATCATCGACCGTCCCGATCAGTGTCCGGACTGTTTCGACCCCGAGGCGGACTGCTGTGAACTACTCGAGGTCGGCGGCCGCGCAGACTGAGTTCGCGGAGACAGTCGGCGTGGATACCAACGGCGACACGAAGAATACTCACCGCTTCGGCCGACACCGCCGTCGGTTTCGCGTCTGTGTTTGTCACCGAAGCTCGCCGAAGCGCACGTAGCGTCGGCCGACGACCGCGGCGAGAGCGGAAACGATGATGGCCGGGACGAGAATTCCGATCGGCAGCTGCCACCTCTCTCCCGACCAATCGGCCTCGAAGACTGATGCGTAGTAATCTGCGGCCGACTCGCCGTGGAGCGCGACGAGTACCTCGCGGTTGTTCTCGAGCGAATTCGAATTCCAGTTTGCACTCCCGACGATCGCCACGTCCCTGTCTATTACGACCCCCTTCGCGTGAATTTTTTCGAACCGACCTGTGTTCTCGGCCAGTCGTATCTCGAGCGGGAGATCGTCGTTCGCCGCGAGGCGCTCGAGGTCGGCAACGAGCGCTTCGTTCTTCTCGGCATTGTACCACGTCGAACCGAGCAAGATACGAACGTCGACGCCGCGGCGAGCCGCTTCGATCGTCGACTCGAGCAGCGAGACGTCGGCGGCGATGCGCGGTTGAACGACGAGTAGTTCGTCATCTGCCGCAGCAATGAGCTCCTGCAATCGGCGGTCGGCGTTGTCCGGTGCGACCAGGAGTTCGGCCGAGTCGATCGAGACCGTCGTCGGTTCGTGGTTTCTCGGTAATCGCGGCTCGGAGGACGCAACGGTCGGAGCCTCGTCGTCGACGAACGAGGTATTCGCTCGATACGCCGTGCTACCCGTCGTGTCCCATCCCTCGAAATCGGCCCGGAAGACCCGAGCGAGGTCGGATGCGAGTGTCTCGTCCTCGAGACGGACGCCCCAGCCACGGCTGCTCTTGCCCCCGACGCCCGCTGGCTTCCAGTTTTCAGTGGTAACCAGGACGCTATCGTCTGCGACCGCGTACTTGGGGTGGTGATACCGGTAGCGCGCCCCCTCGCCGCCGATGGCTCGAACGTCGACGCCGCCACGTTCGAGCGTCTCGAGGACCGCTTCGGTCGGCGCCGGTGTACCGCCGACCGGGCTCGCTTCGAGGAGCACCGCGACGTCGACGCCGCGGTTTGCTGCTGCCACGAGGTCGGCGGCGATAGTCTCGGAGGTGATGGTGTAGCCGGCGAGCAGGAGCCGGTGGTCGGCTGATCGGATCGTTTCTCGCGGAACGTTCGGGGCATCCGGAAGGACGAACAGGTTCGCCTCATCGACCGCAGCACTCGAGATGGGGAGACAGGTCGCGTCTCGGGGCCACCACTGACCGTCCGTCCCGCCGACCGTCTGGTCGGTTGGAGTGAAAGATCGGTACCATCGTTCGGCTTCCGGGGCGCGACCGTAGGACACCGAGTCGACCGTCGTCGTTCCGTTTCGAAGTCGAAGGGTGTCGCCGTCTGCCGCGAGCCGGAGGTGTCCCTCGAGACCGAACACGGGTACGTCGGTCATCGTTTCGGTGACGTTCGGAGCGGTGCTCAATGCGAAACGGCCGGCCCCCGTCTCGTTCGGAATTCCCACCGACGTATGGCCGTCTGAAAGCGTCCAGTTTCTGACTCCCGTTTGGGACGGGACATCGAGGACGACGAACTCCCCGACGTTCTCATCGGTGATTGGGTTCGGGTAGAGGCCGACGATCCGCGGGTCCGCCGATGTCTTCTGCGGGGGAGGCTGCGACTCGTTGGTGACGGCCGTCGATGCTCGAGCGGGGCAATCAAGAGTGGTCGAATTCGGGTTCGAAGGTGTCACTGCTCGAGTCGGTTCCGGTCCGGCAGTCGACGAGTCGTCTGTGATGGTGAACTCGACGAGTAACGCGGTACTGCCGACGAGAGTACAGACGAGGGCGGCGATGAGGATGGCTCGCCGGACGTTCATCGCTCCGTCTGGCTGCTCTTCCGTACTTAAACTGCGGGATGTGACGGATTCTCAGAACGTGTGATCGTTCGATGCCACCGAAGGTCCGTTTGCTGGGGCACAACGAACCAAACCGAAGAGTGGATCCGAGAAATGGCGGTCTCAGGCGGCCGGCTCGAGGTCGACGCGTTCGGCTTCGGCCTGAACGAGATAGGCACGATCGTCGTCGTAGTCGGCGACGACCTCGAGTGCGTCTTTGGTTCCGATTCGGGTGAGTGCCCAAGCGGCGCTGGCTCGAACGCGGTCGGATTCGTCGTCTTCGAGTACGTCAGCGAGCGGGTCGATGGCTCGAGTGTCGCCGATCAAGCCGAGCGCGCGGGCGGCCCAGCTGCGGACGTCGGCTTCGTCGGCGACGAGTTGGTTGGCGATCGGCTGGACCGCCTCCTCGCTGCCGATTTCGCCGAGAGCACGGAACGCCGGGCCCTGTAGATTCGGATTGGAATCGACGTAATCGAGCAGCGTCTCGATGATCTCGTCGTCGGCGACGCCGATCGTACCGAGGACTCGCATCGCCGCCTGATCCCGGCGGTTGGCCTTCTGGAGCATCGGCTCGATGGCCTCTTCGGGGCCCATCCGTTCGAGGGCCTCCATGCAGTGTTCTTCCATGAAGTCCGAGCCGAACGTTTCCAGCGCCAGCAGAATCATGTCGACGTTCCCTCGCTTTTCGTGGACCTTGAGCGCGTGCCACTCCGGCGGGAAGTCTTTGACGTGATCGAGTACGTCGTAGTACCCTTCGCGGCGCAGTCGCTCGCGGACTTCGAGGTCCGTCCATTCGGTTGCGTCGTCGACGTCGCTCTCGAGGTCGTCAGTCGCCTCGAGCAGGCTGGCGATCGTGTCGGCGTCGTCGTCGGCGTCGAGTTCCGCGGCCTCGACGGCCTCGACCGCGGAATCGAGGGTCGAATCCAGCTGTTCGGGGACGTCCTCGCCTTCGTTGACCAGCGTCACCGAACTGTTCAGCAGGTCGTTGAGTTCGGTGAGAAAGTCGTCGACAGCTTCGATAAGCTCCGCCGTTCCCTCTTCGGTCCAGCGGGTGTTCGTGATCGTGTTGCTGACACTGTCGATTTCGCTTACGACGTCCTCGCCGTAGGGGCCACGCTGATCCTCGAGGTCGGATTCGAGATCCGAGAGGTCGCTCTCGATGTCGTCGTGTCGCTCCTGTAGTTTCTCCTCAGGAGCGGGTTCTTCGTCTTCTTCCTCCTCCTCGTCGGTTTCCGGCGGCTCCGGTATCTCGACGCCCTCTACCTCGTCGCGGAACGAATCGAGATCGGCCTCGACGTCGTCGAGGTCGCCTTCGGTATCGGCTGCCTCGAGTTCCGCCTGGAGGTCTTCGAGCTCGTCGGCCAGTGCCTCGAGTCGGTCGTCGATCGCCTCGAGGTCTGCGGCTTCCTCCTCGCCCGCTTCCTCCCCGGCGGCCGTGTCGTCACCGTTCGCCTCGTCCTCGCTCATCGTACCACCCGGGGACGATACCGACGCGTGACAGTGTGCATACCATACTATCGTGTCAGCACGGCCCTAAGCGTTTCCATGCACGCCGACCGCGTCCGGTTGTCCGTCCTCGCGCCAGTAGAACCACGGACTGAGCGTCATGTACGCGAGCCCGAGCGTCAGGAGTGCGTACGGGAACGTCCGGCCGCCGATATCCGGAACCAGAATGGCGAGCGCGTGAACGACGCCCATAATCGCGGCATCTCGAGCCAACAGGTCGGGATACTGCACTTTCGAGACCATCAGGTAACAGAACGCGGCGGTTACTCCGAGGATGAGCCAGGGTTGGGTCTCCCCGGCCAAAATCGCTGCGCCGAGGACAGTCGCGGCGAGCGTCGTCTGAACACCCTCGGTGTAACTGCCGGAAATGTCGTAGGCGGTGTACATCCCCAGGCGCGTAACGGCCATCGCGACGAATAGCGCACAGATCACTGTCACGATCAGGAGTTCAGTGCTGACTGCGTCGAATTCGATCTCGAGGCCGTCGGTAAAGACGACGAACGAGAGAACCGCGGGGGCGACGGCGAACGAGGCCACGTCGGCAAGCGAGTCTAGATATGGACCGGCGTCGGTGCCTCCATACCGGCGCGCGAGGATTCCGTCGAGGCCGTCTGCGATGGCAGCTAGCAAAATAAGTCGCGCAGCGAGTTCGATATCGACGGTCGCGACGACGACCGCGACGAACCCCAGCGCGGCGTTGGCGATCGTCACCACGTCGGCGACGCCTAGCCGACCGACGAACCGGGGGAGCATATGCCCGGATTCGACGGGGAGCTACCTTACGTGTTTTCGTTTCTATGGGATTCCGAGCTCCCGTCCGTATTCTCGGTTCAGCGACAGTACAACCACCGTTCGTCAGTTCGATCGGTGAGATTCCCAGTTTCGTGGACTGAACCGAGGTGGTTATACGGCGAGTCTCCCAAGGTCCTGCTATGCACCGGCGCCGTTATCTCGCCGCCGTCGGAACATCCCTCTCGGTCGGTTTGGCGGGGTGCTCGTCAGCACTCGCTGTTTTCGAGGACAATCCGTGCAGCGGCGAAGACTGCCACATCGGCATGAACCGTACCGAATTCCTCCCGAAAACCCACGAGATCACCGTCGGCGAGACCGTCGTCTGGAAAAACACGAGCGAGGCGGATCACACCGTCACGGCATACGAAAACCTCATTCCCGATGAAGCTGCCTTCTTCGCCACCGGCGGCTTCGAGGATCAGGAAACCGCCTACGACGCGTGGCGGGACGAGCGCGGCGGCGGTATCGGGACGCGCGAGACGTTCGAACACACCTTCGACGTTCCGGGAACGTACGAATACTTTTGTATCCCCCACGAACGAGCGAACATGACCGGTGAAATCGTCGTTTCAGAGTGACGAACGTCGACGCCTCGCTGCATCGAAACGGCCCGGCAGGGGCATTTTTATCTACTGGCGCCAGAATGACACTGTCGCATGATAGTAATCAGCGCGAGTTTTCCGGTCGAACCAGATCGCCGCGACGAAGCTCTCGAGTTGATCGACGAACTCGTCACCCACTCTCAATCCGAGGACGGCGTACTAGATTACCGGGCCGCGACGGACGTCTCCGATCCGAACGTCGTCCGCTTTTTCGAACAGTACGAAGACGAAGATGCGCTCGACGCCCACTCCCAGTCGGACCACTTCAGGGAGTTCGGAGCTGCGCTCCCGGACCTGCTCGCCGGCGAACCCACCATCACTCGGTTCGACGTCGACTCAGCGTCCGAAGTCGACCTCTGACTCGGCGGTCGAAGCGTCGATCCCCTCGTGACTTGTCGCCCGGAGCGTACAGAGTACTCTCGTGACTCGTCGTTGGCGACGGGTCGAACGCGTTCGTAGAGCAAAACGGAACGCGTTGCAACGAAAGGAGATTGCGCTCGTCGATCGATATTAGTCGTCGGCAGTGATGTCTTCGTCGTCGACGTCGACCGAGGTCGCTTCCTCTTCGGCGACTTCTTCGGGGTGAGCCTCGAGGGTCGCTTTCTGGATCTCGACGCGACGGAGTGGGTAGATCGTCTTCGCCTCGCCGTAGATCGCCGAGGAGAGACGGCCTTCGACGACGCCGTCGATGAGTTCCTCGAAGGACCGTTCGGCGGCGGCGTCTTCGACCATGTCGACCATCGTTTCGCGAATGGCTTTCTCCTGGCTCGCGTCGGCTTTTTTCGTCGTGAAGGCGACGGGCTGGATCTGGACGCGGTAGTCGTCCGTCGTGAGAACGGTAATGTAGGCCTCGATTTTCGATGCGCCCCGTCGGACCAGCGAGCGCAGGTAGTCACGGGTCAGGGAGTGTTCCGTGAACTCCGTGTATGCGCTGTCGCTGCCCACGTCGGTAATTTTGAACGTGAGCTTCGTGTTGTTCTCGCTTGCGTTGTTCGTCAGTTCGCCGAGCGTCGTTTCGATCGTTCGGCCGTAGACTTTTTCCGGTTCGTCAGCGGGGGTTTCGCCGAGTTCCTGGCGGTCGAACTGCTCGGGTGCCAGGACGGTGTACCACCGCTTCTCCTGTTTTGCACGTGAAACTGATCGTTCACTCATTGTGTTATCTCGTATCTGAGTCGCTGTTGGTGTCGGACACAGGTCCCGTGTCCGTCGGTTGTGCGCGCTGTACCGTTCGAGCGTTCGTCGCGACCTCCATTGCGACCTCGAGATTGACGACGTAGTCGTCGACCGTCGTTCGAAGGCCGCTCGTCGTGTCCCGGTCGATTTGCGTGACCACCGTGGCACCAGCGTCGTCGCGATGCGAGCGTGCGGCCTCATCGTCGCCGACTGCGCGTTCAGCGTCGTTTCGCTCGACCATCGTGGTCATGTCGTCGGTGTTATCCGGTCGAAGTGCTCGTGCAAGGAGTGCTGGATCGTCGTGGGCCGTCCGGATCGTCGCTCGGCGGCTCATAGCAGATCCCTCACTGTCGCAATGATCGTCGACTCGTCCACGCCGGGGTCGTATCGCAGGTAACCGCGCCGATGGCCGACGTCGTAGGTGGCGCTGGTACTGGAGTCGGAGCCGGGTTCGGTTCCCGGATCGGTGTCGGAATCGGTCGTCCGCTCCGTATCCGACTCTGCCTCCTCGAGTTCGCGAGCGATGCCTTCGACGGTTGCGCCGAGAGGCAAGGCGTCGCGAGTTACGACCGCGGCTTCGCCGGTTCCAACGGCGAGGACGGCCGGTTCCGGCGACAGATAGTCCGCCGCGATCCGGGCGACTGCCTCGACGGGCCCGTCGTCCACGCTGACGACGAACAGCCCGTCGTAGCGGCCGGTCGTTTCCTCTGCGAGTGCGGCGTGAGCGCGTCGGCCGCGGTCGCGCCAGGCGGAAAGCGCCGGGTCTGTTACGTCGTGACCCATTGCGAGTGCGGCACCCGTACCGGGTTCCGTCCTCGCCGTCGCTTCGAGGACGTCGGCGAACCCGCCGAGCGTCGCGAAGGGACGATCCGGCGTTGCGTACGGCCGCAACACGCGCCCGATCGTTGTTGCGGCGACATCGGCTGCCTCTTCGGCACCGACGACGTCGAGCGCAACCAGCGATCCGACCGTTCGATGGTCGTCGTCGGTCAGGCTGTCCGGGTCGTCGCCGGCGATATCGTCGAGCGCATCGCGGGTCGCGCCGAGATCACCGGACCACGGCGCGCGCACTCGCGTAGTGTGAGCGAGGCCGTCGACCGTATCCGCCGTCGGCACCGCAACGCCCGGGCGCTGCTCGAGGAGTCCGCGGTCGCGGGCAGCCTCCAGAAGCCACTCGCTTTCGCCCGCCCCGGGTTCGCCGCCGCTGGCGACGACGCCGGCGAGGGCGAGTACCGGATCTGGGTTCGAACCGATTTCGCGGACGTAATCGACAGCCTCGAGCGTCGCGGGTCGGTCCGTTGCCGGGAGATGGACGACGGTATCGTCGTCGGTTCCGTTAGCGCTCCCGAGGACGATCGTGACGTCGTCGTCGCCCGTCGGCGTACGGACGCGCTCCGAACGCTCTGCGACCGTTCGGCCGACGGTTACCTGAAACGGCGTCTCGTCGGCTGTGAGTGCGCTGGCGAGGAGTCCGCTCGCCGCGAGTGCGTCACCGTCCGCCCGGACGACTAGACGGACGAAGCCGGCGCTCTCGAGTGCGCGCGTGGCGGATGTCAGTTCGACGGATCGACCCTCAGTGGACATGTCGTATTACTCGACGTCTTCGAGCAGTTCCACTGCGACCTCGTAGGTGTACGTGAAGTCTGGCTCGAGTTCGTCGCCGCGGTAGTAGTCTGCCAGACGGCGTACTTTCGATTCGGTGTTTTGCAGGGCGCGCTTGTTCTGGTAGTCCTGTGGATTTTCGCGAACGTGTTCGCGGAGGCGAACCGCACGCTCCATCAGGTTCCGGAGGTCCTCGGGAATATCCGCTCTCGCGTCGTTTTCGTCGAGGATCTCGGAAATCTTCTTCCCGGTCGCCAGTTTGACGTCCGGGACAGGCGTGCCGGTGACGCCTTCGTCACGCAGTTTCATTCCGATCTGACTCGGATCGTAGCCCTGCTCTGCCAGTTCGACGACCCGGTCTTCGATATCATCCGGGTCGACGTCGCTCCACTCCGGGGGTTCGTCTGCCGACGGCTTGTCCGAACCGGACGAGCCGCGGCGGCGGGTATGCATTCGTGCCATTGGTGAGGATAGGAACCGCACTGACCGCTCGAATATACCGTCGAAAGCCGACACAACCGGCCCTCGCTGTACACTTCCGCAATCCCAAGCCACCCGAGAGAGCGAGTGGCGCTGTCAGATTTGCGGCCGTGCGTTTCCCACTGGGGTTTCAGTCGTCGTCGACTAAAGGGTTTCTACATCGTCTTCGCGTCGGCAAACGGGGGGTCCCCGCGTCAGTGCGCACGGAGGTTCAGGACGTTCGACGGGCGATCGCAGAGGGGTTCAAAGGACGATCGCAAAGAGAACCAGGGAGAGGCCGATCATGACGGCGGCGTGTTTCGCACCGGCTCTGACGTCGCCGGTACTCAACTGGCCGGCGATCAGTCCCGAGAGCAACCCTTGAACGAGCGTCGCGTGGTAGAAGAGCGTCGCGTACGCATCCGTGTCGGCGTCGGAGAGTCCTCCCAGTTCGGTCGTGCCCGAACCGGTGGCCAAATCTGCCCCCTCTGATGGAAGATTCGGGAGCAGATAGCCGGCCAGGACGGCGATGATGAACAGAAAGACCAGAAACGAGACGTAGACGACGATCATGTACTCGACCATCGCTTGCTTGCGCTCGCGTTCGAGGCGGCGGTCGGCCGCCGCTTGCCGCGCGGCGATTCGGAGCGTCGTCGCGAGGTTCCCGCTGGCGTTCATCGATTCGGTCAGCAAGGTTACGACCCGCGAAATCGATCGGGTGCCGACGCGAGTCTCGAGTCGGTGTAACGCCGTCTGGAGGTCGGCGCCCCACTGAACGTCGGCCCAGACACGATCCAGTTCGTCGCTGAGCGGCCCCAGATCCGAGTCTCTGACTCGGTCGATTGATGACACCACTGCCAGACCGGCTTCGTTGACGCTGGCGAGCTGGTCGAGCAGGTCCGGCACCTGCGTCTCGATCGCTTTGAGCCGGCGGCGGTGAAGTTCGTATGCGACTGCGAAGACGGTGATGACTCCGAGACTTCCCACGGCGATGGCGTCGTCGATTGCGCTCGCGTCGAATCCACCTTCTAGAGCCGCCGGAAGTTGCCAGGCCACTATCGCGAGCGCGATCGGTACTGTAACTGCGAACGTGAGAAACGGCTGGTCGATGACCGTCCGAATTGGATGACCGAACCGGTCGCGAAGGCCTTGCAATCGGCGGTAGTATCGGACTCGTTCGACGTTCGGATGTGGACGCGGACCGGGGACGTCGTCGTGGGCCCGCGCCGTTGGGATCGTGGTAGCCGACGGGGGTTCGATCGCGGCCGGCTCCCCATCGACCCCGTTACTGGGATCGAGTTTGTCGGTTACCATGCTCAGATACACCATGAACCCGGCGTTGGCGACTGGCAGGAGTAAATAGACGAGGATCTGCAATTGGCCGAACGTCTCGCTGGACGCGATACCGATGACGACGAGGATAGTGATCAAAAAGAGCGGCCCTGCAACCAGTACCGTCACGTAGGCTTCGGCTAACGTCGCGAGCAACTCGATGATTCCCTCCTGTTGGGATTCGGCTTCTTCGCGGTAGTCCTGATATTGGCGTTCGAGGAACTCGGAGAGACCCTGACCGCTCTGCAAGACGCTGACAAGGTTGTCGACGAACTCGCGGAACTGCGGGCTGGGAGAGCGCTGGCTCATCGTTTGAAGGGCGGTGATGACGTCGGTCCCGAACGTGTCCATCTGTCGAACCGCGACCGAGAACTCCGTGGCAGCCTCTCCGTAGGTATCTTCCTGTTCGGCGACGATCCTGATCGTATTCGGAAGCGACATCCCGCTTTTCGAAAGCGCGTAGATAAACGCGACCGTCGAGGGTAAGCCCGCTTCGATCCGGCGGGCGCGGGCGTCGGCGACGTAGCTCGGATACCACCACCTGAGCCAGTACGTGCCGGAACCGGCGAGCGCGCCGACCGTGAGCGCAGAGCACCCGAAGAGGACGGACAGTTCGAGGATCGACAGGGCCTGGACCCCCCCGAACGCTGCGAGGAATTCGACTGGCGCGGGCAACGTTGCACGCAACGTTTCCGGATCGATGGAAAGCAGGGTCAGTATCCCCCAGATGGCGTAAACGCCGAGGATCGAACCGGCGACTGCAGCGATCGCAGCGTACAGTACCGTCGTCGATCCGTACGCTCTGAGAGTCGTCGGGATGCGTGCGGCTCGCAACGCTTCTCCTCTGTCCGGCCGTTCGTCTCGGATCGTGTCGACGTGATTCCCGAAGGCTCGAATCGAGACGCGGCTCAGCACGCGGTCGACGCGATCGGAGTATCTCGCGGCGGCGACGAGCGAACAGAGAAAGATTACGAGTCCCAGCGGGAAGGCCGTCGTGGGAGTCATCGGTCCCAAACCGGATCGTCGACGGTGCTCGAGTCGGAACGGTCGGCATCAGCTCCGCCGGTTGCTTCAGCAGTGGCCGTGTCGACCGCGACGGATCGATGCTCATCGCGTCCGTCGCCGTCTCCACAGTCACTGCCTTCCTTGCGCTCGGTGCTTTCGTCGCGTTCGTCAGCGATCGTCTCGAGTATGCGCTCTGGATCACTGTAATATTGATTGACCAGTGCGGTGAATCGCTCGTAGTCGGAGATACCGTTGGCCTGGAGGTACTCGAGGAACAGCTCTCGATTGTCCAGTTCGGTCAGGAGTTCCGTTTGACTCCAGCCGCGTTCTTCTCGTATTTCTGATAGCACTCGGCTGGAATTGCTCCGGAAACTGTCGGTGTCGCTTTCCCAGGTGTACGCCGTCGAGTAGTCAAGTTCGCCGGTACGCTGGTCGATTCCCTCGATCTCCGCGAGGACTTTATTTCGGCGGACGCGCTGATCGCCCGAGCGGGTAAGCGTCTGGATAGAGAGGATATCGAGGCTTCGAACCATCGATCTGGGCACGTTTATCGGGTCGTTCTCGAGTCGGTTGATTGCCGTCTGTACCGAATCGGCGTGCATCGTCGAATAGGTCGTGTGGCCGGTGTTCATCGCCTGGAAGAGGGTCATCGCTTCCTTGCCGCGAACTTCGCCCACGACGATGTATTCTGGCCGGTGGCGTAACGCGGAGCGCAACAGATCGTACATCGTAACGTCCGTCCCCTCGTGGATGCGCTCGCGCGTGACCGAGGAGAGCCAGTTGTCGTGGGACAGTTGCAGTTCGCGCGTATCCTCGATTGTTACGACTTTCGACCGGGGCGGGATAAACATGGAAATGGCATTCATGCTCGTCGTTTTCCCCGACGCGGTTCCGCCCGCAAAGAGCAGGCTCTTGTTGTGCTCGATCGCGAGCCAGAGGTAGGCCATTTGCTCGACGCTAAACGTCCCGTACTCGAGCAGGTCTATCGGGGTAAAGGGATCGTCGGCGTATTTCCGGATCGTAAACGCAGAGCCCCGCGGGGTCACCTCCTCACCCAGGGCCAGTTCTGCGCGCGAGCCGTCCGGAAGCGTCGTTTCGACCATCGGATCGCCGATCGAAATGTGCCGTCCCGAGTGTTGGGCGAGTCGGATGACGAACTGATCGAGATTCGTTTTGCCGAACGAAACGGACGTCTCGATATCGGTGT
This window harbors:
- a CDS encoding ferritin-like domain-containing protein, which translates into the protein MSLGQRVSSDHQLTRLLQIGVVLEEVVESRAAHHIDSLPPEERAEFDEEVKELLAEAAAESAEHRERLEALIDDLEAETVGYEEINALVDAQYGPPEDTDGVLYDQLANEETAYKFYDDLIGAIEASDAEFAVDRERLLETLYSIREEEKNGVEEVTEIMEHRV
- a CDS encoding metal-dependent transcriptional regulator, whose product is MNTADQYLKAIYLAQRIEDGPASTGTLADLLEVSPASVNEMIGKLEERELVDHEKYKGASLTDDGLERAHNALQTYCIIERFLANVLEVEEFRDEARALESVIDDTVADRLDTIIDRPDQCPDCFDPEADCCELLEVGGRAD
- a CDS encoding phospholipase D-like domain-containing protein; this translates as MNVRRAILIAALVCTLVGSTALLVEFTITDDSSTAGPEPTRAVTPSNPNSTTLDCPARASTAVTNESQPPPQKTSADPRIVGLYPNPITDENVGEFVVLDVPSQTGVRNWTLSDGHTSVGIPNETGAGRFALSTAPNVTETMTDVPVFGLEGHLRLAADGDTLRLRNGTTTVDSVSYGRAPEAERWYRSFTPTDQTVGGTDGQWWPRDATCLPISSAAVDEANLFVLPDAPNVPRETIRSADHRLLLAGYTITSETIAADLVAAANRGVDVAVLLEASPVGGTPAPTEAVLETLERGGVDVRAIGGEGARYRYHHPKYAVADDSVLVTTENWKPAGVGGKSSRGWGVRLEDETLASDLARVFRADFEGWDTTGSTAYRANTSFVDDEAPTVASSEPRLPRNHEPTTVSIDSAELLVAPDNADRRLQELIAAADDELLVVQPRIAADVSLLESTIEAARRGVDVRILLGSTWYNAEKNEALVADLERLAANDDLPLEIRLAENTGRFEKIHAKGVVIDRDVAIVGSANWNSNSLENNREVLVALHGESAADYYASVFEADWSGERWQLPIGILVPAIIVSALAAVVGRRYVRFGELR
- a CDS encoding HEAT repeat domain-containing protein codes for the protein MSEDEANGDDTAAGEEAGEEEAADLEAIDDRLEALADELEDLQAELEAADTEGDLDDVEADLDSFRDEVEGVEIPEPPETDEEEEEDEEPAPEEKLQERHDDIESDLSDLESDLEDQRGPYGEDVVSEIDSVSNTITNTRWTEEGTAELIEAVDDFLTELNDLLNSSVTLVNEGEDVPEQLDSTLDSAVEAVEAAELDADDDADTIASLLEATDDLESDVDDATEWTDLEVRERLRREGYYDVLDHVKDFPPEWHALKVHEKRGNVDMILLALETFGSDFMEEHCMEALERMGPEEAIEPMLQKANRRDQAAMRVLGTIGVADDEIIETLLDYVDSNPNLQGPAFRALGEIGSEEAVQPIANQLVADEADVRSWAARALGLIGDTRAIDPLADVLEDDESDRVRASAAWALTRIGTKDALEVVADYDDDRAYLVQAEAERVDLEPAA
- a CDS encoding protein sorting system archaetidylserine synthase (This PssA-like phosphatidyltransferase, along with a PssD-like decarboxylase, is required in Haloarchaea for the archaeosortase ArtA to replace the PGF-CTERM sorting signal with a C-terminal lipid anchor.); this translates as MLPRFVGRLGVADVVTIANAALGFVAVVVATVDIELAARLILLAAIADGLDGILARRYGGTDAGPYLDSLADVASFAVAPAVLSFVVFTDGLEIEFDAVSTELLIVTVICALFVAMAVTRLGMYTAYDISGSYTEGVQTTLAATVLGAAILAGETQPWLILGVTAAFCYLMVSKVQYPDLLARDAAIMGVVHALAILVPDIGGRTFPYALLTLGLAYMTLSPWFYWREDGQPDAVGVHGNA
- a CDS encoding cupredoxin domain-containing protein, which produces MHRRRYLAAVGTSLSVGLAGCSSALAVFEDNPCSGEDCHIGMNRTEFLPKTHEITVGETVVWKNTSEADHTVTAYENLIPDEAAFFATGGFEDQETAYDAWRDERGGGIGTRETFEHTFDVPGTYEYFCIPHERANMTGEIVVSE
- a CDS encoding putative quinol monooxygenase → MIVISASFPVEPDRRDEALELIDELVTHSQSEDGVLDYRAATDVSDPNVVRFFEQYEDEDALDAHSQSDHFREFGAALPDLLAGEPTITRFDVDSASEVDL